Genomic segment of Nitrospirota bacterium:
GCCTCTGCGCCTTGATTTTCTCGCTTATGTGATCAGGCAGGTTGAGTGCTGCTGTCTTTGGCCTTTTTGAATACTTAAAGGCGAATATACCGTCAAACTCTATTTCTTCAAGGGCACGTAATGTGCATTGAAAATCCTCTTCACCTTCTCCTGGAAAACCAACAATTATATCAGTTGTTATCGATATATCTGGTATTGCTTCTCTGAGCCTGTCAATTTTCTCTTTATATTCAATGTATGTGTATCCCCTGTTCATCATGGACAAGACCTTGTCAGAGCCAGCCTGAAGCGGCAGATGTATATGCTCGCATATTTTTGGTAATTCCCTCATTGCCTTTATAAGGTCATTTGATAAATCCCTTGGGTGCGAGGTAACAAAACGGATCCTCTGAATTCCCTCTATATTGTGTATTAAATATAGCAGGCGAGGAAAATTCACATCTTCTGCAAAGCCCTTCCCATATGAATTCACATTCTGACCTAAAAGGGTTATCTCCTTGAATCCTTTTTCCGCAAGCGCTTTGACTTCATTGCATATGTCCTTGCCGGGCCTGCTCCTTTCTCTTCCTCTGGTATAGGGCACAATACAGTATGAACAAAAATTATCACACCCATACATTATCGAGACCCATCCCCTAACCTGCCCTTCCCTTTTTAAAGGCAGAGTCTTCAGGTGGTATTCAGGGTCATTGCTGAGGGCTATGCGGATTGATTTTTCCTTTATCCATTTTTGCAGGCTGTTAAGGCTCTGAGGCCCAAAGACTAAATCCACATAAGGGAACCTTTTAAATAAGTCTTCTCCCTTTTGCTGTGCAATGCAGCCTGCAACAAGGATTTTAAGGTCAGGGTTTTTCTCTTTCAGGCATCTGAGTCTCCCGAGTTCGCTGTAAAACTTCTGTTCGGCTTTTTCCCTGACACTGCATGTATTGATAACTATTACGTCAGTGCTTTTCAGGGTTTTAGTCTGACCATAACCGTATTCAGAGAAAATCCCCGCAATCTTCTCAGAGTCGTGGACATTCATCTGACATCCGAAGGTCAAGATAAAGACTTTGGGGTGATTTTCTTTATAAATTTCTGATTCTTCTGCCATATAGAAACCTTTTTTATGTTACAATTTTAACATCTTTTAATTAAATTTTTCTTGCATGAAAGGGTTTCTTCTGGTAAAAATTGTATTAAGAATATCCGGCTCATCTCCAAATTATTGAACGAGATATAAGTAATGTCCTATTTTGTCATTGCCCGAGTAGATCGGGCAATCCAGAGTAAAGCATAAAGACTGGATTCCGCATCAAGTGCGGAATGACAGAGAGAGCGTACATAGGACATTACATTTGCGTTATTCAATAGCTGGTGAATTAAGAGGGTTCAAGGAGCAACTTTTTGGGAGAAGAATCGAATATCCTAAAGAATGCAGAGGAGGGAGGAGAAAATGCCTTACACAGCAAAGGATTACAGCAAATTAATAGGTATGGAGGGTTTTAGCGAAACATTGCTAAAAAATCATTTTACCCTTTATCAGGGTTATGTGACAAACACCAATAAGTTGCTTGACACTTGGATGGGTTGTGCTTTATCAGGATGCCTCTGGTGGAAGGCTGATAAATTTCTGGATAAATGAGCACGATGTCTCACATCCAGCAGGGTGTAATCCAGTATTAATAATGGATGTATTTGAGCACGCCTTTATGATTGATTATGGACTTAAAAAAGCTGATTACATAGATTCTTTCTTTAAAAATATTAGCTGGTCAGCGGTTGAAGCAAGGCTGAGATAGGAGAACAGATGGATATAAAAATAAAGTATTGTGGCGAGTGAAACTATAAGCCAGCAGCCCTCAGGTTGAGGGAAGAAATAAAAGATGAACTTGGCGTTGATGCAACCCTTATAGAAGGCAGTGGTGGCGTATTTGATGTAACTGTAGATGGAAAACTGATCTTCTCAAAATTCACACTCTTCAGGTTCCCGGATGCAGGGGAGGTCAGCAGGCTCATAAAGCAGATGAAGGCCTGAAATCATGAAATCAAAGGCGGGGACCTTGCCCCGCCTTATAAGTTTAATCAGTTATTTTGCAGTTGTTTTAGCAGCCATTGCATCAGTAAGAATCTTGATGCCTTTTTGTGACTCGTCAACAGACATGGTAAGTGATTCTCTTGCCATCTCAGGATTATGGAAACCGTCTGAGTTTTCGGCAGTCCAGTATTCCCAGAGTATATGTGCCCTCAGATGTTGATCCTGTGCCTTCTTTATAGCCTCTGCATCAACACCAGCCTTCTTGGCCTCAACTATCTTATCAATTAAAGCAGAAAGCCAGAACTCTGCCTTTCTCATCTTTCCTTTAGTGTATGCCTTAATGGAATCAATGGCATACACTGCCTGTTCTGGTGTCCACTTTGAATGGCATTTAAGGCATGTCTCTTTAAGCTGAACCTTTGGTGTTACTGCAAAGTGAGATGTATAGACTTTACCTGTCTTCTTGTCCTTCACCTTTGGGGTATGGCAGTCGTTACATCCAACTCCTGCCTTTGCATGCTTTGAGCTGTAGAATGTCTCTGCCTCAGGATGCTGTGCCTTCCAGAGCAGGCCCCCTGTCAGGGCGTGTTTGAAGTCAAGGAAGTGAACCTTATTTACATAGTGGTCATAAAGATCAAAGACATCCTTGTATGGGAAATGGTTTGTCCTTCTGTCCGCCATTGTGACTGTGTATTTGGACGTATCAGGATTTGTTGGGTCATAGCCTGGATTGCAGTTATACTCCACATGGCACTGTCCGCACTGGAGCCTTGTGTCGTATTTATCAAGAAGGGCAATCTTTCTCGTAAATCCCCTGACACCCATATCAATCACCTTTATGCCTGTTCTTTTCGGGTCTTTATGCCAGAGGGTGTCTCCATCAGGTCTTGTGAGGGCATCTATAAGACCGTCTCTCACGACTCTCGGCTTTGCTGCATGTGGGTCATGGCAGTAAATGCAGTTAAGACCATGCTGAAGGTCTTTTGCAAGCTCAAATACCTTAGATGTCCTTGACCACTGGGCGCCGTTTACAGGGTCACCCATGTATGCCCATTTCAGGATCTGGTCCTGACTCTTACACTGTAAGCAAACAGGATTTGCAGCAGGGGCACTCTGGGGAATGAATGCCTTATGCTCTTTAACATCAGGATAATTATCCTGAAGCAAATCCCATGCTTTTTTACCTGCCTTTTCAGTGGTATACAGCCAACCATTCTTTGCCTGGAATCTTCCTCCATATGCCCTGTCAACAATCAGATGGTCTATGAGCATCCAGGGGTGGCTTCTTGTAAGGTTATGCTCTTTAGTAAAACCATGCCCCATCATAAGTTTATCCCAGAATGGATTTGGAGACCTGTTTGTGAGCTGGGATTTCTCATCCCTCGCAGGCCTGTGATAGGCCGTCTGTAAAAAGCTGTTATACTGCTCTTTATGGCATGAACCGCATGCTTCCCATGATGTGTCAGTTGCAGGTCTTGTATCAGGGCTGGGTCCTTTGAGATGCTTATCAAGCCCTTTGTGGCAGTTTGAACAATTAATCTTTGCATGTTTGCCCATTGCGTGGAGCTCTTTAATGGGTGCATGACACCCATAGCACGTCTCCACGTTTACTGATTTTTCTGCTGGCTTAGCTTTGGCAGTCGCTGCCTTCTGAGCATCTGCACTTGTGAAATAAATACCCATAACTAAAACAATCGCTATGAACGATAGCAGTAATACATAAAACTTCTTGCTCATTCACTTCCTCCTTTCAGGTTTTATGCTTAATTAAGATTAAGAGACACGCTCAGCGTTATTAAGCCTATTATCCCTTTCTTAAAATTTTGGACGGCTTATCTAAATAATTGAAATAGCAGATTGGCCTTTATAATGTCAAGGTCTTAAGTTAATTTTTCTATAATTACATATTCTGCTAAAGATGGTAAAATAGTAAAAATTAAATCAAAAGAGGTATAACATGAAAAAAGAAAAAACAGATAAGATTGAAGACTGTTTCGATGAGACAGCGTACGAAGACTCGGTAAAAAAGATAATAAGCGATGTAGAACAGGGGCTATCCTTTGATGCGGCGTGTTCGGTTCTGAATCCCGCAGTATGCGGGACGGAGATAAAAGAGTCTATCATAGATGATGCCCTGAAGGTCTTGATTGCAGAGATGCATTTTTCTAATGGCGTGCCTTTAAAACAGCTTGCCATGAAGCTTAAGTTGTCATCAAGTAAGTTGATAAATGCAAAAGAGAGCATGCTTAAAGAGGCAGGAGAAGCTGCCATTGCCGAATACAAAGCGAGCATTGCAGACCATTGATTGGTGGAATACATAAAGGAATTTGTGAGAGAAGACCTGGAATAGTGTTCACAGGCAAAGAGGATTTACTGCAGGTACTTATTGAAGCCTTTCTCATGGAGAAAGGGACGAGGGACTTCTATTCTCAGGCTGCCCAAAAGGCAATCAATTCAAAAACTAAAAACGCATTTAAAGAACTTTCTCGATGGGAAGAACAGCATATGGATTTTATTCAGTTCCTTTACCAATCAATACAGGACAACAGGGATGTAGAGAGTTTTAAAGACTTCAAAAACAGAACAGATGCACCTGTTACAGAAGCAGGGATTCCTGTAAAAGACCTGGAGACGAAATTAGAAGGATACAATTTTATAGATGATATGGGAGCACTAATAATGGCACTGGAGATGGAGGGAAAGGCATATAACCTTTATCGAAGGCTTTCTCGGGATACTATAGATAATAACGCAAGGGTTGTATTTCAAGAGATGATGGAGCAGGAAAGCAAACATATCGATTATCTTAAAAAGGTGAGGCTAAACCTTTCCGAGATACCATGAGAATCTGTCGATGACTCGTAGAGAGGAGGAGAAGATGAATGCTATCGAGATAGCTATCAGGATGGAAAAGGATGCAATAAATTTCTATAGGGAGGCATCTGAAAAGACAAGACATCCTGTTGGAAAAAAGATGTTTCTGACTATAACAGAAGATGAAAAAAGGCACCTTGAGATGCTCTCACAAATATTCAAGGGGCTTAACATAGAGGCCAAAGATGTCAGTCCGTTGAAAAATATCAGGACAATTTTTGAATCAATGAAGGATGAGATGATGCAGAGAGTTGAGGCAACCACGGATGAGCTTGAAGCATTTAAGATCGCAATGCAGATGGAAAAAGAGGGGATTGAATTTTATAAAAAGGCTGCATCAGAAGCGCAAACATGGAGGGAAAAATCTCTATTTGAGAGACTTATTAAAGAAGAACAGCAGCATTATGATGTCTTTGCGAATACATATTTCTTCCTCTCAGACACCGGGAGCTGGTTTATGTGGGAGGAACACAGCATAGTGGACGGTGGCACATCATGGGCATAATTATCAAGGAGGCTGAATGTCTACACTGCTTCTAAAGTCTATTTTATCTTTGATCACAATTCTCTCTGCTTTTATTGCCATATTCACAATGTACGAAATCCTTGGAAGATCCGAAAAGAAATATGATATTGCAAAACTTAAGAAGATACATAAGGCCAATGGAATAGTTTATTTTTTGATATTTATCTTTATAGCCTATTTCTGTCTGAACTTTATTATAACTTCCAAATCAGAGCTTTCTCCCCGCGGGATATTCCATAGCGTATTTGCCTTCACAGTAATAGTTCTCCTCTGCCTGAAAATCTCTTTTATAAGAATCTATAAACAGTTTTATGGAAAGGTTCAGACAATTGGACTTTTAATTGCCCTGATCACCTTTGGTATGGTCGGTACTTCTGGTGGTTACTATCTGCTTGTTACTGAATTTGGAAGGGATAAGGCTTTCGATAAAATTATGGAATACAAAAAGGAAGGCCCATCAAAAATAGCAGATAAAAAAGTCGTTGCCCCGACACTTCGGGGTAACCGAGATGAAGGTATAAAGATTGCAGTTAAAACAGACCCTGAGAGCATCAGAAAGGGCAAAGAACTTTATGAATCCAAATGCTATTTCTGCCACGATGCTTACAGTACAAAAGCCGCTGTGGGTCCAGGGCATAAAGGTATTCTAAAAAACCCTCTGCTTCCTGTAAGCAAGAAACCGGCAACCCCTGAGAATGTAGCGACTCAATTGAGGAATCCTTATAAGGACATGCCGTCATTTTCTTACCTATCGGAAGATGATGTGCTGAACATCATTGCGTTTTTAAATACGCTTTAAGGGGGGTCAAAATGTCTGAAAGCCTTTATACAAGAATTCATTTTTGACTCATCTGCAGATTAATACAAACGCATTAAATAAGTTGACATGAATATTTAGTGTCGTCATTCCCGCACAGGCGGGAATCCAGTTTTATTAATATCTTTCTGGATTCCTGCTTTCGCAGGAATGACAGCAAATGTAACATTCTCGAACCCTTTTTAGCAACTTTCTGGGGGAAGAATCTTATTTTATTATTATCCCCGCGTAGCCCACAACATAGCTATAATCTCCACTGACATCGCCTGATGTCATGTATTTGACAAGCTCGGCTTCTCTGGCGCCCAAGCTGTTTGCGGCAAAGAGCATAGCAGTCGCAGGCGCAAACCCGCACATGCTTATCTTTTCCCTTCTGACTGTCTCATGAAGGCCCTCCGGGTCGAGATTGAGGATCCTGTCAATGGCCTTTTTATCTTTTGCCCTGGCTACCGGGTCAGTTTCATAGTGGCTCATATCAGAGCTTGCAACAATAACAACAGGGTATGTTGTGTCTTTAATAGCCTTTGCCAGCGCATCTCCTACTAATCTGCAATCCGCAAGGGAATTAGCCATCATTGTAATCGGCACAATCATGACATCCGATGAGAAATGAAGGATAAACGGGAGCTGAACTTCAAGGGAATGTTCCATTGAATGTGCCTGGGTGTCCTCTTCAATGACGTCGGAGAACTGGAGGATTTTTTTTGCCAATAATTCATCTATTTTCAATGTACCTGTAGGGACTTCCCACTCGCCAAAGGCCATAATGGAGATAGGGCTTCCAAGCCCTGTGTGGTTAGGGCCAAGAAGAATAAACGTATGAGGAAACTCGATCTTTGAATAAACCGCACCTGCAACACCGCCGGAATACATAAGCCCTGCGTGAGGAGAAACAATGCCTAAGACTTTCTCTCTAAGGGGATACGCTTCAATATACTGGCTGACCTGCGCAGAAAGCTTAGATGATGTGCCAGAATAAAATTGCCCGGCTACAGCAGGCCTTCTTTTCATGCTGTTACCTCCTGTCCCGAAAAGTCGGGATCAGACGAATCTGAAGAAAGGCCAAGAATTGGGAAGACTTCTTTTTTAATATATTCTACACCTTTTTGGGCAAATTGCCTCTGCTTTTTTTGGTCTTTCTGCTCAAGAGGCCTATCAATAATGCCGGGCAATTCGGCATTAATTCCTTCTCTGGCCAGGATTTCTTTAAATGCCTCAGGTAGCTCTTTGTCGAGTTCAACTCCTGCCATTATAGAGAAGGCGAGTCCCCATGCCCTCGCCACATTTAAAATATTATAGCCCCCTCCGCCAAGCGCTACCCATGGGATTTTAAGATTTTTAAAAAATGAAACCATCTCCTTGAATGCAAGATTTGTGAGTTCTAAATGTGTCAGGGGGTCATTATATAAGCTGTCAGCACCAAGCTGGGTAACAAGAATGTCGGGCTTAAAGGCATCAAGAATGGGCGGAACGATTTCTTTAAATCCCCACAAATATACCTCATCCCTTGTCTCAGGATAAAATGGAAGATTTACGGAAAACCACCTTCCCTTGCCCTTCCCTATTTCTGTTACGTCTCCTGTGCCTGGAAAGAGAAAAAAGCCTGTTTCATGGAGAGAAATGGTAAGCACTTTTGAAGTATTGTAAAAAGCGAATTGAACACCGTCTCCGTGATGGGCATCAATATCAATATAAGCCACTGTTTTACCTGCCCTGAGTATCCTGTTAATTCCAATTACAGGGTCATTTAAATAACAGAATCCAGAGGCGCGGCCTGGCATGGCATGATGAAGACCTCCTGCAATGCTAAACGCAGCCGGAGCAATATTTTTCAATACAATATCAACAGCCTTAAGAGTTGAGCCAACAGTGAGTAAAGAGCCTGCGTATATCCCGCTGAATACAGGGTTATCTCCCCAGCCAAGCCCATACTGCCCCGCATTATCGGGACAAATGCCTTCGTCAATAAGTTTTAAGACATCAATATATTCATTAGTGTGAAAGGTTACTATTTCTTCATAAGGGGCAGACTCAGGCTCAAAAACAGCAACACCAGGAGAGTCAAGCACTCCATAAGCCTTTAGAAGCTCATAGGTAAGCTTAAGTCGCTCCATTTTTAATGGATGCTGAGGGCCGTAGTTGTATTTCTGGAAGTCCTCAGAATAGACGAGGGCAGCTTTCTCGGTACGAGTCGATTCCGACATTCAGCCGTTCCAGTCGAGCTGACGGCCTGTATAATTTTTGAATTTAGTATATTGGTCAATAAAAGTGACTTTTATAGTCCTGGTTGGCCCATTTCTCTGCTTTGCGACATTTAATTCCGCTACCCCCTTTTCAGCGTCTGAGGCCTTGTAATACTCACCTCTGTACAGGAACAGGATTGTATCTGCATCCTGCTCTATGGCCCCTGATTCCCTTAAATCAGCAAGTATTGGCCTTTTGTTTTCTCCCCTCTGTTCGCAGCTTCTGTTGAGCTGACTGATTACTATAACAGGCACCGACAGATCTTTGGCAAGGGCCTTTAACGACCGTGAGATATCAGAAATTACCTGTTCTCTTCCAATATATGAGCTTTCACCCCTCATAAGCTGTAAATAATCTATAATTATAAGACCAAGGCCATGTTCTGCTTTGAGTCTGCGGGCCTTGGCCCTTATTTCAAGCACTGAGTTGAATGTATCATCTATGTATATCGGTGCTTCTGCCAGTCTGCCAGCGGCATTTACAAGCTTTCTATAATCTTCCTTGCTGTGGTAACCCGAGCGGACACTCTTGGAGTCCACCTCTGCCTCTGAGCACACTATTCTCAAGACAATTAGTTCCTTGGACATCTCGAGACTGAAAAGAGCTACAGGCACCTTGGCCTCAATTCCAACATACGAGGCAATATTCAGACAAAAAGAAGTCTTGCCCATACCAGGTCTGGCGCCAACGACTACAAGGTCACCTGGGTGAAAGCCTGTTGTAAGCGTGTCAAGGTCTGCAAAACCCGTTGGAAGCCCGGTTATGAGTTCTTTTTTATTATAAAGGCGGTCTACGAGCTCTATCGTATCTTTCAGGATATCTTTTACGTGGACAAAAGAGGTTTTTACCATTTTTTCAGATATGGCAAAAATCTTTGTTTCAGCTCTATCGAGAAGCTCATTAACTTCCAGATTATCATCGTAGCTCATGGTTACAATTTCCGTAGCTGTTCTTATGAGGTTTCTCAGAATTGCTTTTTCTTTTACTATTTTTGAATGGTATCTTACGTTTGCTGAGGTTGGCACCTGACTTATGATAGAGCTGAGATAGGAGGCTCCGCCTACCTCTTCGAGTTGTTCTTTTCTGCCCATATGTTCTGTAAGTGTGATTAGGTCTATGGGCTCATTCCTCTCGTACAGAGCAAGCATTCCATTAAATATTTTTTTGTGAGCATCTCTGTAAAAATCATCAGGGGCAAGGAATTCCAGAACCTTTGCTATGGCCTCATTTTCAAGCAGGATAGCACCTAAGACAGACTGCTCTGCTTCGATATTTTGAGGGGGTAATCTGTCGAGGGCAACTTCAAGTTCTTTCATGTTTTATTTAATGATAAATAACAAATGATAAATGGCAAATTTATCTGTTATCTATTGTCTTTACCGACTTCTATAGTAACGTTTGCTGTTATCTCTGGATGCAGTTTAATGGAAACATTATACGTCCCTAACCTTTTTATAGGCTCCTCTAAAAGTATCTTCCGTTTATCGACCTCGATCCCTTCTCTGGATAGGGCTTCGGCTATATCCATGCTGGTCACAGAGCCAAACAATTTGTCCTCATCGCCTGCCTGGGCCTGGATAGTTACGGTCATGCCTGATAACTTTTTGGCCAGATCCTCAAGTGATTGTTTAACTTTTTTTGCCTTCTCAAGGATTATATTTTTTTCATGCTCGAGCTTTTTGATGTTTTTAGGACTTGCCTCTACAGCTAAATTCTTCGGGATAAGATAATTCCTTCCATAGCCATCAGCCACATTTAATATATCTCCAATCCTGCCGAGGTCTTTGACGTCTTCTTTTAAAATAACTTTCATTGGTACTCCTTTCCGTTTTTCATTTCCATTTTAATAATATGCCATGGTTGTTGTCAATCAACTCGATGCGAGTCTCGTAGCGAGTCTTCGCCCGATACGGGTAGACTTCGAGTCGCTACGACCGGAAATATTTTTCCAGGGTTCATTATGCCCTTCGGGTCAAAAATCTTTTTTATCCCCCTCATGAGTGCGAGTGCGGTTGGGGGGACTTCCATTTCGATATAGGGAGACTTTGTCAGCCCTATGCCATGCTCCCCTGAAATAGTGCCTCCTAATTTTAGTGTTTCTTCAAAGATATCTTTTACCGCATATTTTGCCCTTTTATATTCATCAGGATTGTCTTTATCGGTCATTATATTTACATGGATATTGCCATCTCCTGCGTGTCCAAAATTTACAATCTTTATGTGGTGTCTATCAGCTATCCTTTTTAATGAGTGAATCATCTCTGGAATTTTGCTCCGCGGCACAACTATATCCTCGTTTATCTTTGATGGACTTATATGATAGAGGGCAGGCGAAACAGCCCTCCTTGCTTCCCACAGGCGTTGTTTTGCAAAGACATCATCTGCTACCTGGACATCAGCCCCCAGAGAGGTGCAGATAGTTGCTATTTTTTCAGCATCCACAGTTACCGAGGCTCTGGCACCATCAACTTCAATCAAGAGCACTGCCTCTGCTGTTTCTGGAAGCCCGACTGGTTTATAGTTTTCAACAGCTTTTATTGACTCACGATCCAGGAATTCAAGGGTTCTCGGAATTATTCTACTGGCTGTAATCTTGGGGACAGCCATTGCAGCCGAATCCAATCCAGGGAACACACATAGAAGTGTTATTGTCTCTTCAGGCAAAGGTAGTATCTTTAAGAATATCTTTGTAATAATTGAAAGGGTGCCCTCAGAACCAACAATAAGCCTTGTTAAATCATAACCAACTACTCCCTTATGAGTTTTTACTCCTGTTGTAAGAACCCTGCCGTCTGAAAGAACGGCTTCAAGGCCCAGGACATAATCTCTTGTAACACCATACTTTAAGGCCCTGGGCCCCCCTGCATTTGTAGCTACATTGCCGCCTAAGGTGCAGAACTCCATACTTGCTGGGTCCGGAGGGTAAAAAAGCCCTTTTGTCTCTAATGCCCTTTGAAGATGGGCGTTTACAACCCCTGGTTCAACCACAGCAACGAGGTTATTTTCATCAATATCCAGGATCTTATTCATCCTCTCTAAGGACAGCACAATAGAGTCTTTCAGGGATACAGCTCCGCCTGCCAGCCCTGAACCAGCACCGCGTGGTATCAGGGGGATTTCACCTTCATAGGCAAAGGCCGCTGCCTTTGATACTTCAGCGGTAGTGAGTGGCCTTACTACAACAGATGGAAGGTCATCCATAGAGGATGCATCAAAGCTATAACAGAGTAATTCTTCTGGCTCGGTTGATACCCTGCCAGGCAATATCTCTCTAATCCGCTTCATGTTTTCTGGAAAGGGATGATATGAGGTCTTTTAAAAAAATCTTCTCATTGTCATTTAAGCCTTGAAATTCCACAGCCACATGATAATATGGAATGGTTTTTTCGCAACCCTTTAACCTTATTATTTCCGGCCCATCATCCAAAGCAAAAACATTACCCTTTTCGCCACTCTTTATCGCGCCTTTTAATGTTGCTCTAACAACAGTACAGAGAGGGGCCATCTTCCCTTTATCAGATGATATCTGTACTCTGTAACGACTGTTAGTATTCATGCGTCGTGTTGTTTCAAAAAGCATTCCCCCACTGCTTATATCCAGTATCTTTACTTCATGGGCGAATATAATTTTTGCCTTGCATTCATCGTCCACCCTGAATCGCTGGAATGACCTTTTATTCACTGTACTGCCTCCTCTGCCAGATGCATTGAGACTACCCTGGACACGCCTGCCTCTTCCATTGTAATACCATAAATATAATCCGCAAGCTCCATTGTCCTTCTGTTATGTGTAACGATAATGAACTGAATATTTTCAGAAAGGCCGTTAATCATGTCAGAAAATCTCTCTGTATTTGATTCATCGAGGGGTGCATCCACTTCGTCGAGGATGCAAAGGGGGGTCGGTTTTACCATAAAACCGGCAAACAGGACCGAGAGAGCAACCAATGCCTTTTCTCCCCCAGAAAGCAAGGACAGGTTCTGGAGTTTTTTCCCGGGAGGCTGCGCTATTATATCAATGCCTGCATCCAGAATATCGCCTTCCAGAAGAAC
This window contains:
- a CDS encoding cytochrome c; this encodes MSTLLLKSILSLITILSAFIAIFTMYEILGRSEKKYDIAKLKKIHKANGIVYFLIFIFIAYFCLNFIITSKSELSPRGIFHSVFAFTVIVLLCLKISFIRIYKQFYGKVQTIGLLIALITFGMVGTSGGYYLLVTEFGRDKAFDKIMEYKKEGPSKIADKKVVAPTLRGNRDEGIKIAVKTDPESIRKGKELYESKCYFCHDAYSTKAAVGPGHKGILKNPLLPVSKKPATPENVATQLRNPYKDMPSFSYLSEDDVLNIIAFLNTL
- a CDS encoding ferritin family protein is translated as MFTGKEDLLQVLIEAFLMEKGTRDFYSQAAQKAINSKTKNAFKELSRWEEQHMDFIQFLYQSIQDNRDVESFKDFKNRTDAPVTEAGIPVKDLETKLEGYNFIDDMGALIMALEMEGKAYNLYRRLSRDTIDNNARVVFQEMMEQESKHIDYLKKVRLNLSEIP
- a CDS encoding ferritin family protein, encoding MNAIEIAIRMEKDAINFYREASEKTRHPVGKKMFLTITEDEKRHLEMLSQIFKGLNIEAKDVSPLKNIRTIFESMKDEMMQRVEATTDELEAFKIAMQMEKEGIEFYKKAASEAQTWREKSLFERLIKEEQQHYDVFANTYFFLSDTGSWFMWEEHSIVDGGTSWA
- a CDS encoding acetoin utilization protein AcuC → MSESTRTEKAALVYSEDFQKYNYGPQHPLKMERLKLTYELLKAYGVLDSPGVAVFEPESAPYEEIVTFHTNEYIDVLKLIDEGICPDNAGQYGLGWGDNPVFSGIYAGSLLTVGSTLKAVDIVLKNIAPAAFSIAGGLHHAMPGRASGFCYLNDPVIGINRILRAGKTVAYIDIDAHHGDGVQFAFYNTSKVLTISLHETGFFLFPGTGDVTEIGKGKGRWFSVNLPFYPETRDEVYLWGFKEIVPPILDAFKPDILVTQLGADSLYNDPLTHLELTNLAFKEMVSFFKNLKIPWVALGGGGYNILNVARAWGLAFSIMAGVELDKELPEAFKEILAREGINAELPGIIDRPLEQKDQKKQRQFAQKGVEYIKKEVFPILGLSSDSSDPDFSGQEVTA
- the miaB gene encoding tRNA (N6-isopentenyl adenosine(37)-C2)-methylthiotransferase MiaB; this encodes MAEESEIYKENHPKVFILTFGCQMNVHDSEKIAGIFSEYGYGQTKTLKSTDVIVINTCSVREKAEQKFYSELGRLRCLKEKNPDLKILVAGCIAQQKGEDLFKRFPYVDLVFGPQSLNSLQKWIKEKSIRIALSNDPEYHLKTLPLKREGQVRGWVSIMYGCDNFCSYCIVPYTRGRERSRPGKDICNEVKALAEKGFKEITLLGQNVNSYGKGFAEDVNFPRLLYLIHNIEGIQRIRFVTSHPRDLSNDLIKAMRELPKICEHIHLPLQAGSDKVLSMMNRGYTYIEYKEKIDRLREAIPDISITTDIIVGFPGEGEEDFQCTLRALEEIEFDGIFAFKYSKRPKTAALNLPDHISEKIKAQRLSMVLNLQDSITYKKNKTLEGKTLEVLVEGLSETDKDKLTGRTRANKIVNFYGNSEHIGNRINIKILEAKQHSLYGEVESRE
- a CDS encoding 50S ribosomal protein L9 → MKVILKEDVKDLGRIGDILNVADGYGRNYLIPKNLAVEASPKNIKKLEHEKNIILEKAKKVKQSLEDLAKKLSGMTVTIQAQAGDEDKLFGSVTSMDIAEALSREGIEVDKRKILLEEPIKRLGTYNVSIKLHPEITANVTIEVGKDNR
- the amrB gene encoding AmmeMemoRadiSam system protein B, with the protein product MKRRPAVAGQFYSGTSSKLSAQVSQYIEAYPLREKVLGIVSPHAGLMYSGGVAGAVYSKIEFPHTFILLGPNHTGLGSPISIMAFGEWEVPTGTLKIDELLAKKILQFSDVIEEDTQAHSMEHSLEVQLPFILHFSSDVMIVPITMMANSLADCRLVGDALAKAIKDTTYPVVIVASSDMSHYETDPVARAKDKKAIDRILNLDPEGLHETVRREKISMCGFAPATAMLFAANSLGAREAELVKYMTSGDVSGDYSYVVGYAGIIIK
- a CDS encoding ammonia-forming cytochrome c nitrite reductase subunit c552; the encoded protein is MSKKFYVLLLSFIAIVLVMGIYFTSADAQKAATAKAKPAEKSVNVETCYGCHAPIKELHAMGKHAKINCSNCHKGLDKHLKGPSPDTRPATDTSWEACGSCHKEQYNSFLQTAYHRPARDEKSQLTNRSPNPFWDKLMMGHGFTKEHNLTRSHPWMLIDHLIVDRAYGGRFQAKNGWLYTTEKAGKKAWDLLQDNYPDVKEHKAFIPQSAPAANPVCLQCKSQDQILKWAYMGDPVNGAQWSRTSKVFELAKDLQHGLNCIYCHDPHAAKPRVVRDGLIDALTRPDGDTLWHKDPKRTGIKVIDMGVRGFTRKIALLDKYDTRLQCGQCHVEYNCNPGYDPTNPDTSKYTVTMADRRTNHFPYKDVFDLYDHYVNKVHFLDFKHALTGGLLWKAQHPEAETFYSSKHAKAGVGCNDCHTPKVKDKKTGKVYTSHFAVTPKVQLKETCLKCHSKWTPEQAVYAIDSIKAYTKGKMRKAEFWLSALIDKIVEAKKAGVDAEAIKKAQDQHLRAHILWEYWTAENSDGFHNPEMARESLTMSVDESQKGIKILTDAMAAKTTAK
- the dnaB gene encoding replicative DNA helicase; the protein is MKELEVALDRLPPQNIEAEQSVLGAILLENEAIAKVLEFLAPDDFYRDAHKKIFNGMLALYERNEPIDLITLTEHMGRKEQLEEVGGASYLSSIISQVPTSANVRYHSKIVKEKAILRNLIRTATEIVTMSYDDNLEVNELLDRAETKIFAISEKMVKTSFVHVKDILKDTIELVDRLYNKKELITGLPTGFADLDTLTTGFHPGDLVVVGARPGMGKTSFCLNIASYVGIEAKVPVALFSLEMSKELIVLRIVCSEAEVDSKSVRSGYHSKEDYRKLVNAAGRLAEAPIYIDDTFNSVLEIRAKARRLKAEHGLGLIIIDYLQLMRGESSYIGREQVISDISRSLKALAKDLSVPVIVISQLNRSCEQRGENKRPILADLRESGAIEQDADTILFLYRGEYYKASDAEKGVAELNVAKQRNGPTRTIKVTFIDQYTKFKNYTGRQLDWNG